The sequence gcgggagcaggagcggcgagtagcgggagcggcagcgacaacgagcagggttagggttgggtagcaacagctgatatcggttttagttggttcgattgaaccaactaaccaccggagaccgaaccagacctaaaatcatggttcggtcgcctggtttaacccaggcgctcgcctgaagcacccagcgcctgggctcgggcaagtgcccaggcggcgcctctttgaagcgcgccacctggaagtgaagcgaggtgctcgggcctcgcctcgcatcacccgagcgcctaggcgagcgctcgagcgcctttttaaatcattggttcaGCCTCTCACATATAATCATCTCTGTTTTCTTTTTCATCAAGCATTGCCCTTAACCGATTAAAGATGTGGATAGACCTGATAGTTCCTCTCTAGTTGGAATTAAACCATTTTATATTAAGCAAAAACCATGGCACAAATTTGTCTTTCTTTTCCATTTTGCTAGAGACTATTCTGATATTAAACACTTGAAGGTTGGGAGCATTGGCATTTGAATTTGCTTTGGAAGATGAGGAATGGGTATCTTGTTTCACTGTGTGGATTGAATGACAGATGTTAGACAAATTGTTAGGATGCTCCTAATGGATGTGCCTCTCAAACAGAAATTGTTGGATACATGGGCCTTTTGCGCCTGCCTACAATCATCAATCACCTGTATTTTGTGTGCTAGATCAACTCTGTTGAAAAGGCTGATCAGTAACAGATGGATTCCACATATGATTGTGAGGTGTTTTTTCTTTCTCCCAAGTTATGGCATGCACTCATAAACCCATTTTCTTGTCAAAATCCTTTTTTTCTGGTCGACATTCATGGTGGTCACTTCTTTGATCTTTAAGTGAGGGAAATAAACAACTTGCTGATGCATGCAATCCTGCTTTCTAGTTTTGTTTGTTCACTTCTAAATCTTGTTGCAACTGTGGTGTTTGTAAACATTACTTATCTCTGTCCCATTGTGTTCCAGGACGTGAAAGATCACTGCCAAGAAATGATGTCCATGGATGGTCCAATAGAAACCACTTCAGTGGTAGATCCGGAGATGGCACCGATCTCAGCGGCCACAAGATCATTCTGGGATGTAGTTCATAAATGTACATCTAATCTTGTCAATGATTCCAAGACGAACAAAAACTCGATCCAAAGAGAAGCCGACGCTGGGAAATTGGAGAGGAACAATCTCAACTTTTTAACTGCTATTCTCGTCCTCCTATCAGCGCTCCTGTTTGGATGGGCAGTTGTTGCCTTTGGACCGACAAAAACTGCTTATTGACCATAATTATgcaagaaaaaaagaatatatttaaAGGATGAGTATATCATTTGCAGCTTGGTCAAGTGAAGTATGCTAACTCGTGATAAACGTTTCATGAAAAAGAACATTTCATTTTGCACTTTTATTTTGTAAAATTATGATTTAGTTTTGTCCTTATCGGAAATAATATGTCATGCCCTGTGTTCCTCATCCTAATTAAATAGTGTTTTATCGCATATTTATGATGGAGACTTATCTAAACCCCTGAATTGAACTAAACTGAGGGGATTCTATGAGTATGAAAAGATATAGGAATATTTTCAGCCACATCAAATTTCTCAGCAATTGCACAGGGTGCATGACagtacttttatttttttcttgcaatTTTTCTTGCAAGATTGTGAAGGCTAAAGGATCTAACCAGATCAATCTCAGCTGCAAGCGTATTTACCAACCAAGCAAACACAGAGACATAGTGCGTGAAAACAATTTTGTTTGGCATCTTTGATCTGAATAAATCCTACAAATATCTGTCTTATGCGTCATTGTAGAAACATGATCTGGAGTTTTACATGGTGTTGCATACACAAGGTGTTAGCATCTAATCGCCATCAAGTTCCTAATCCAAGAACAACTTATTAGCTACTATTTATTTAATCGTTATGAAAGCTTAGACTCTCgagttgcgggtgcgcgatgactGTTCGTGATAATAtgtctcattttttttattatatatatatatatcgagtgaTACACCTTAGTGTATCGCTTGATACGCTTGTACCATATCATACCGAGAAAAGCTTGATACAATATGAACCTTGGTTGCCTCCTCATCCTTTTCACTTGGTTGCCATGCCCTCACCATCATCTCTTCTAATCTTCCTTTGCCCCCTCTCCTTTCACTAAAAGTGGGACGAAAACTTTTATGGAGATGACCTGGATGCTTTGGCGGAGGGAGGCTAGGTTGCTAGCCTAGGAGGTAACAGGGACGAGGGGCGACGATGTGAACAAGGAGCGTATATAAAAAGCAAGAGTCAACTTTGTATACAGATTGGTACTAGTTACACTACCGGGCAATATGCCCAGTATGGTAAAATCAAGACTCAGCTTTATATACAGATTGGTACTAGCTACCTTAATGGGCAAATACGCCCAGTGTGGTAAAGGTATGAGGTAGTTTACCCGGTATTGAACTTACTCGGGTGAAAATACCCGGTCTGTATACAAGTCCTGACTTGGACTGATACCGGATCATATTGTCTCGTACGGTTGAGACTATATTCCCTTGCACGtgttaattattgaacattaatactaaataatttaataataaaataataatcataataattattgaacattaatcagtaaaagaaaactcatatgattaccatgatatcattatttcataatttcaaatatatatacgtgaataactaaatgaatatccaacaataataattagattttgtataattaataattcatatgagaaaactataaagtaaaccataatttatatattttaatcaaaattaaatccaatcaaataattaaaaatataatcatgattaaatctaatcataattataataaatcatatttattaattttttataattaagaatatataccaaatttctcaatttcataatgataaatgtaaatatttgataggatataaatcagaAATATGTAATTTATGAAGAGTAAAACTATAATTTCGAAGAAATTAGACTCGagaataaaactataaatatattgacagaacataaactagAATTACGAAAATTTTAAAGGGCAGAACTATGATTTTGTAAAACCCTAGTCGTTGCGGTGGTTCCAGCTTGCGCCGTTGCTCGTGCGCGGCCGCTATGACCTTTCCTGCTTGCGGACAGCGCGCTGGCCGCGGCTATTGCTAGCGTGTGGCCATTGCGACGGTACCTGCCCACGCGCGGCCGTTGCCGCCGCGGGGGCTGCCTCTGTCCACGAGTGGTCGGTGGTTCCTGCCCGTGCGTGGCTGCTGCCAGCGTGCGGCCGCTGCCTATGCACGGCCTACCCACGCGCGGTCGTCGCCTGGGCTGTCTGCTTGCGTGTGGTCGATCGTTGCATGGACGGGTTCTGGCCGTGTGCGGTCGGCTGTCACATGGGCACTGTGATGCCCGCGCTGCGACACGCATGTTGCCCAATGCAAATTTACCATCAATAGATTCGCAGCAAGGTCGATCATTGGAGAAAAGGGATCAAtcatgcatcataaataaaataatatatctaatatatttgatctctagaacctaggctctgataccaattataagcataaaaatatgtaatatgctatattaaatacGGAAATAACctttatgccaggattgaaatcaaatacttagatctggtggagattgagagaaaaaatctTAATTAGCCCTTAGAGTTTttgtctatttatagacgagagcaaaggatctaagataagttattaggagagtttctcccatcaaaGTTATCTCCTGATAAATCatactttagaattttttttttattgaccaataatcattatcagaatccaatcatatctataatccaACGTTTCAACAGAGAATAAATGGAATGTCCAAAACACTTAATCTGACCTTCGGATATGCGAGTTGATGCTCAATAATGGGTCCAAATTAGACTACAGAAAGAATTGATGCTTTATAATGGGAATCAGTCTGACCTTCGGCAGAATTTGCAAGTCGCTCTGGTAAGCAAAAGTTAAGTTGAAATCGCTGCTGTTACTGAATTGACTAATCCGGAGAAGAAAGTTGAAGCCACCTTGGAATTAATTGCCCATACAAGGAACAGTAGGTGCTGCATGCAAGTTGCATTTGAATTTGAGGTAGTAATTCATGCTAGACGTGTATAGATTGTCACATAGCATTTGTTTTTAGTTGAGTAATTGGAGTCTTCATTCTTATTCTTACTTATGGTGGTGGTCGTCCATATTTAAAGTTGATGTGAGCAACCAAGTAGGGCATCTGTGATTTCTTTCAGTTTGGATGCTTCAAGGGGTGGGTGATGGGATATTTGTCCAAAGGAACTAATTAAGGAGATCTTCAGCAAAGTTTTGGCTTCTTTCTATTCTTTGttaatattttatcaattttttttgtaCATGGTACAAGGATTTGTGCTTCGATTATTTGTTTTCGTTTCTAACGAGACATCCAGATTGATTAATTCATGTTGCACAAAATAAAAGATATCAGTTTGGGGTCCAATTATGAGCGTAcaccatttaatataataaaaatatttttttaattaaaaaaaattacctgCTTTCCATGTTTAATAGATGTTGATAGATAGATATGTCTGAAGAGATCTTCATTGACTTTACAATAATATCCAAACAACCTTCTTCTTCCTGTTGTTTGATAAAATGCATCCCGATGCTACCAATCGCTGTTGCACCGTAGGTCACCTTGTTTGCCGGAGAATGTCAGGTCTCTTTATACGTGTTCTTTCATCTGACAGTAATCATAGATGCATTCTTTTGGTAGAAATCATCCAGAGCTTTTACATTGATACGGTAGAACTAAACACAAGCAAGTGCCGAGAGATCGGCATCCTTTTGCAGCTGCAGCATGCACGCCATCCGGCTGCTACTTGGGCTGTTGTTGCACCACCTGGACGAGGAAGTCGAAGACATCAGTGTTCGTGACGGCGGCCGCCACGTCCTCCTTTAGGAGGGTCCGCCTTTTGCGGCGAAGGGCGGCCGCCCAAGCTCGTCGCACGAGCACCCCGATGAGGAGCTCGCAGGCCTTGGAGAACACGACGGGCGCCTCGGCTGAAATCATCCTCACGTCGTCGCTCGACTGCTTCATGATCCTCTTTATCCGGGCCAATGGCAGCGAGTGGGGGCCGGTTCTCCCTGATACGCCGCCAACGAGCATGGAGGAGTACGCTCCGGCCTGTCTCATGCTGCTTCGATGTAACTGGAACAGATGCTTGGTTCGATCTGCCACAGAGCACGAAGCAGGTACGTAAAAGATTCTTAAATACTTTCCACTGGAGTTTGGTTGCCGGCCTTTGTTGACGGCCGGCACGCGGACCGATGATGAAAAAATAagctaaattatattaaattaaaacaacataaaatataaatgaaaatatCGTTTAGGAATGCAAATTCTATAGCAATGAAACTTTTGAATGACGAATTTGCCCTTATACCCTTCTATAGAGCACTCATGTATTCCACCTTCTTAAAGAACCCTtggttaattatttaaataaaagtttTAATGTAAAAGGTAAAATTTGAATTCAAGTAAAGAGTCGTCAACCAGTTTGTTATTATTGGACATTTGATGCTCGCGCTAATGTTTAGTGTGGTGCGTTCGGATACAAGCAAATTTAAACGGTTTCCGTGTTAGAATACTTCATGCACGTTCAATATAATAATATCTTTCAACCAAATACCtattgataagatatattttgatCCCCGGATGAGTCACCACCAACATCACACGCCACATCCCAATCAGTATTAGAATCCGATACCACACGCCATCAGAACCTCGTGATGCACGCCAAGTTGGGTCCCGTGCTCGAGACACTATGCGACACGACTATCCCaagagctcggggcggtgccgtcTGATACCGCTCAGGCATCCCTAAAGACGTCAGCTCATCAGAAAAGACGTCCCATCTTACAAAGGTCAGCGGCCACACCAAACCGAGGCGTAACCAATCCTCGCACACTAGTATAAAAACCCATGGTCGGCACTCGGCCAAGGGGGGGAAAATCGAGATAAAAATACTCCATTGACTTACTCGTTAGAGGGGCCAAAATCGGGgagcacccgacgaaggccattttgcagAAAGGCGGTCACACCCGAGCGGCGAGCGTCTCAACCCGGGAATCGCCATCTAGTGCACGAGGACGCGCTGCCATTTATCCCGGAGTCGGAGAGACATGACCCATCACAAACGGCGCCCAGGTCAACAGACCAAGGAACACTGATCAACATCCTCTCAtgagggcccaattgaccccgccAACCCGactcttgcccgagtcgctccgaaACGGCCACCCCCAAGCGGCGAGTGTCTCGACCTAAGAGATACCTTCTATCGCACAAGGGAGAGCAGTGAGCCGGCCCGGACCCCGACCCACGCCAACCAGCATTCCTTCTCGAGGGCGtggccacctcatcatcctactcacTCGGCAAGAAGTTCCCGACATCGGCCCGCAAACttaaccgtgctgactcaccagccatgGTACTTTTGTTTACTAATATTTTAGCGCTAGAGGAAGGGCTCGATGTCGTCGAAACAACTGGCAGGAGTTCTCCCCAGGAGAGAACCACCGACCGACCTCCTTTCCGTCGAACCAGAAAGTCAGGCCCTCCCCGCCCCCGGAGACGGGGGGATCCGGCTTCGACGCCAAATCGCTACTGACGTTTGTTCAACGATCTGGGACTATCACCCTCGGGGCTCACCACAGAGCCCTCGGTTGTGACACCCGAGGCGTTCCttagcctgaccaagcaagtgcaggccatggtgggcatgatgcagacgctcgctTTGATCATTCCTCAGATCGTGCGGCTAGCGATGCCCCCGACTGACCCGACCCAACAACGGCCGAGCTGGGAGCAGGTCGGGATCGGAGAAGCCCGAAAGTAAGCAACGGAGTCGAGGGGTCCTCCCGGGCAGAACATACCCGCGCCATGCCGAGTCATGCTACCTCATctcgagcctgacaccatatcatcCGACTCGGCGAATGACTCGCTTAGAACCCAACTGTCCTGGGTCAACTAACGCTTGGATGCGTTCTAATGCGAGTTTCAAAAATCGCGGAGTGAGTCCAGCGAAGGCGGCTCGGgcgggtcccctttcactcaAGAAGTATAGGATATGccagtacccctcaacttcaggctgccgACATTGGAGACATACGACGGTGGCTCCGATCCCATGGAGCACGTCTCCGCATTTCGGGCCTAGATGGCCCTCCATGGTACCTCTGATGCATTGATGTGTTAGGCATTTTCGACCACTCTGAGGGGATCGACACGAACATGGTTTAGTCGGCTATGCCAATCCTTAgtctcatccttcgaccagctTGCTGGGGAGTTCGAGCAACATTTCCTTGCTAGCACGCGACCTAGGCCTTCGATGGCCACCTTGCTCATGCTATCCCAGCACAAAGATGAGTTGCTCTCTCAGTTCGCGGCACGTTTTACCATCGAGATACGAGGGTTTCCGGATGCTCAACCCTCTCTAATCTTGTAGCCCtttctgatgggtttgaagccttcgaggtcctTTTGGTCGCTGATTGAGAAGTCGCTAGCGACCATCTCCAAAATGCTCCAACACGCCAACCAGTATGTCACCCCCGAGGCGCTGGTGGCGAGGAGGCGCATGGAaggcaagaggccaagggcggaaCTGTCCTGGGGAATGACCTCAGCGACCCTAGCACCACCCCGCCGTGGGCTCGATCGACAAGAGCTACCACTcccgaggcccccgcctctcccCCTAAATACATCCCGTActgagatcttcctccaaatcagggagaggaatatcccatgtattcttgctcaaacaaatctctggtcagggtcattcggattgagagagaaagagttctctaggagaatccgattagagcgagactcgagaagaaaccgtatgggtctgacagcaccatgttcgatatacggtctctaggatattagatggatgagggactataggtacacggtaactaaggacagacaggtccaatggattggattctcctgtattgtttggggactacgacgtagtggcatagtatgtccgtagtcgatgagtcaagtgaattattatagagataataattcactaatttagaaggagttctgataggtataactcatggccagctcgatattggacttagagggtcacacacatatggtaggtactgcaatgagtagaggttcagatatgagatatccgccggagcccctatcttattagatatccaataagcccctgaattattggatcccatggacgagatccaataagagcccatgagagattattggatagagatccactaatctaaaaggcttgggtaattggatgcagatccaatacccactaggaggggtttgataggggacctctataaataggagggattcagtggttcataggctagagcctttgcttgcctctcctattctcctcctgctctccacctcagagaaggcctagaattttgaggagcgttgtcgcagtcctactgtgtggatcaccactagagaagaggacgcttgacttcaTTCACCCTctactagagatctgcaaggaaacagggatatacgatctccctaggtaacacaatctattctatacgcagtttgttttgcggatttttgcgcaccaatctttgcacgatgacgagcatctttttgggaaattggagattttgttttcttgttcttccgctacacatgtcatgtcacccccaagatttcccaatactcTAGAATCAAATAGAGGCACTGATCTGGAGAGGCCACCTCGGATGGTGCCTCAAATTCCGAGAGGCCACTCCATGCCCTAGGGGACTTGCCGAGAGACAAATCGATGTCATCTCCGGGGGACTAGCGACCGACGGTAGTAGCTCTACGGTGAGAAAGGCCTACGCCAGCAACATGATCAAGAAATGTCCCTGGCCCGAGCTTGAACCTGAAATCACCTTCGGGGCCGGGGAGGCCGAGCGCTCCCATCATGACGACGCTCTAATGATCTCCATTCAGATCGCCAACGCCCGAGTCAAGAGGGTGATGGTTGACACCGGGATTTCCGCCGATGTtctttacttcgacgccttcaaGAGGCTCAGCTTGACTAAGGGAGACCTTACCCTTATGGCGTCAGCACTCACAGGATTCATAGGGGATTCCATCTCCTCGCTCGGGACCATGGTCCTCCCCATCACCATTGGGGAGGTGCCAAGGACAAAAACaataatgaccaccttcatggtagtcgatctgCCCTTGACCTACAACGTCATCCTCAGTCGCCTAACGCTCAACAAGATAAAGGCGGTGGTTTTCACTTACCATAGGACCATCAAGTTTCCGACCACGACAGGGATTGGGGAGGCCCGAAGTGACTCAGGGGAGTTAAGGCGATGCTACCTTACCGTGGTTACTCTCCCAGGAAAGCCATGCCAACTCCGGTTCCTGATCCCCGTGAAGAACCTGTACCACAGGTGTCACTGGAACCTCTCGAGCCACTCATCGAGGTACCCCTGAAGAGGAGCCGACCCGACCAGACCGTCAAGTTTGGAGCCACGCTCCTTGAAGCGGACCAGCTCCACCTCATTGATTTCCTGAGGAAGAACGCCGACATGTTCGCATGGTCCCCCGaagagtgctagtcataggtgcccagcaagccaatcacgtgagtgatggcacgtgtgacttgatacagaatctttttgcttattatattttggcgtatatcacattataactattgcataaatacatatatatattgtgatgtccttggatttgtgcaatgggaatcggatcgtgatgagatcacgataatgagatcgattcacctttaaacacatatcctaaataatccaggtcataggttactcgagagggacatcgtgataaccggatagactggtgtgctgtatacccgtccatatgatggatgcagctggtctcatagctgctcgtgtagggacactagggatacagtacaggtgctcattggagaatgagttcactgattgatccgcttacggaatgctggatggttgatgatgccttattgtcagacatcgattccgtagtcctagtggtgtatctggtccttagacttgagacaccaaggatgtcctgtatgagttctctactctttgataccagacttataggtttggctgccccagatctagtacagctggttattgggagtggtagtcgaccttacgagggctattgagtgtcgacagaggatcatccactctcggcgtcatgagaggaatatcccatgtgttcttgctcagacaaatccctggccagggtcattcgggttgagagagaaagagttctccgggagaatccgattagagcgagacttgagtagaaaccgtatgggtctgacaacaccatgctcgatatacggtctctgggatattagatggatgagggattataggtacatggtaactgaggacagacaggtccaatggattggattcccctgtatcgtctggggactacggcgtagtggcctagtacgtccgtagtcgatgagtcgagtgaattattacagagataataattcactgagttagaaggagttctgacaagtatgactcacagccagctcgatattgggcctagagggtcacacacatatggtaggcattgcgatgagtagaggttcggatatgagatatctgacggagcccttgtcttattggatgcagatccaatacccactagggaaggacccattagggtttgacacgggatctctataaataggagggattcacagcctcataggctagagtctttgcttgcccttcctattctcctctccctctccacctcagagtaggcttggatttttgaggagcgtcgtcgcaaccctgctgtgtggatcaccgcaagagaggaggacgcttgacctccttcaccctctcctaaggatctgcaaggaaacagggatatacgatctctctaggtaacacaatctctatacgcagttttgtgttttgcggattttttgcgcactaatcttcgcacgacgacgaacatatttttaggaatcggggatttttgttttcttgttcttccgctgcgcatatgatgtcgcccccccatgattttccaacagtggtatcagagccacgttgttcgtgcgaatgattggttttgaactgcgtgtgttgtgtttaggaagaatattgacgtcaaaatcgttgacgcaaaagcgaggaagggcagcaacagttgctgccctcgatctgcatgcctgcagccacctgcagcgacagtcgcagccgtagccaggcagcacagcgccggcgcatgcgcaagcgctgtgcctgcaacaaccggccggcggtctgcttgcagcaggcttgctgctggcggggctggcagcccacgggcaaaggcgccgcagggcagcggcggcaggcagtgccctcgccccgccacacaggccgccgccggcacggtggcggcggcgacagcagcgaaaaggggaaagggtattagggttttctgggcaaaagatagttttgcccctcggaatttgagaaattccagtttctgttttttgtccaaattacgaaaatacccttaggaattgagaaattccctacatgtccctgatttcagaaaaatattaattaattaaaaggtttagttgattattatttttattattatctactagtcctacatgatgatgattatttatacatgtgatgtatgatgtgtggacggatgatcatggaccgtgtgatgtgtgtactcgtgattattattattgaggtatgcgaacctccattatatttctcgtttattgtcgggcctgcgtgcctatgattaagttgtaatcacatgaggaggcacagcaggagcgtggatgcgatagcgggacccacgagacggacgatagtgatgcatggagatgcatcaagatgtcgacggaaccgacgaggacgagatggacgatcacagggcatggagatgcaccgttgcacacatagatcttgatgtgagtgattagacctactggcttgggcctaatcatattaggttgtggtccatgatcatctgatgtgattgcttatacacatactagatatgtatatatatatttgcatgcgatgtagatatatattaaatatgtatatgtgtgacatgtcatattaggagaccaaattatagaaacatctctcgataatattaagtcggtaaacgtgaggcaattagattgacccatgtgaccttccatcgttatgagtaggaaccgattcccggtgtaggttgagttggtcgagtccctcgagactcacctatatcgcgattcgctatcttgcttacgacatagagatgtcatcggtgacctgagggcatggtatgcttggtcgagtccctcgagggtatatcatcaaatcagactcatcttgtaacgaaggtgttgacttaactaagcatcatggttggtcgagt comes from Musa acuminata AAA Group cultivar baxijiao chromosome BXJ3-3, Cavendish_Baxijiao_AAA, whole genome shotgun sequence and encodes:
- the LOC135632496 gene encoding nuclear transcription factor Y subunit C-3-like is translated as MRQAGAYSSMLVGGVSGRTGPHSLPLARIKRIMKQSSDDVRMISAEAPVVFSKACELLIGVLVRRAWAAALRRKRRTLLKEDVAAAVTNTDVFDFLVQVVQQQPK